A window of Xylophilus sp. GW821-FHT01B05 contains these coding sequences:
- a CDS encoding Ldh family oxidoreductase, whose translation MAVVEAIPIPYPTVQAHCVRALTVHGVPEDNARIQTELLLEAELRGRPSHGVMRLPRVIERIRNGVADPVQTGLHTWRGSALLQVDGAKGLGPVVALAALQELSSRARETGLTAAVIHDSNHLGMLALYAERIAQQGQILIALSTSEALVHPWGGRRALIGTNPIAIGVPAKPLPFVLDMATSAVSMGQIHDYATRGRPLQPGWALDSRGNPTVDAQAATSGAIAPFGDAKGYALGLAFEVMVASLTASATGTQVCGTLDSRQPCNKGDVFIVLEPASSAMADHITAYLDEIRACAPRDPGKPVVVPGDRAHMQRERSLRDGLLLAPSVWDAICGLAQST comes from the coding sequence ATGGCAGTTGTGGAAGCTATTCCCATCCCCTATCCCACCGTCCAAGCGCACTGCGTACGGGCACTGACAGTTCACGGCGTACCCGAAGACAACGCCCGCATCCAGACAGAACTGCTGCTGGAGGCGGAGCTGCGCGGCCGCCCATCCCACGGCGTGATGCGGCTGCCCCGGGTGATCGAGCGCATCCGCAATGGCGTGGCGGACCCGGTGCAAACCGGCTTGCATACCTGGCGCGGCAGCGCCCTGCTGCAGGTCGATGGCGCCAAGGGCCTCGGGCCGGTGGTGGCGCTTGCAGCACTGCAAGAGCTTTCCTCCCGGGCCCGGGAGACAGGGCTGACCGCCGCCGTCATCCATGACAGCAACCATCTGGGAATGCTGGCGCTGTACGCGGAACGCATCGCGCAGCAGGGACAAATACTCATCGCTCTGTCGACCAGCGAAGCCCTGGTCCACCCCTGGGGCGGGCGGCGCGCCTTGATCGGAACCAACCCGATCGCGATAGGCGTGCCCGCCAAGCCCCTGCCCTTCGTGCTCGACATGGCGACGAGCGCGGTATCCATGGGGCAGATCCACGACTACGCCACCCGCGGCCGGCCACTGCAGCCCGGCTGGGCGCTGGACTCGCGCGGGAACCCAACGGTGGATGCGCAGGCGGCTACGTCCGGCGCGATCGCCCCCTTCGGCGATGCCAAGGGCTATGCGCTGGGGCTGGCTTTCGAGGTGATGGTGGCGAGCCTGACCGCGTCAGCCACGGGCACGCAGGTGTGCGGCACCCTGGACTCCCGGCAGCCGTGCAACAAGGGCGATGTCTTCATAGTGCTGGAACCCGCATCAAGTGCGATGGCGGACCACATCACCGCGTACCTCGACGAGATCCGCGCATGCGCTCCGCGCGATCCCGGCAAGCCGGTGGTCGTGCCCGGGGACCGCGCCCATATGCAGCGTGAACGCAGCCTGCGCGACGGCCTGCTGCTGGCCCCATCGGTATGGGACGCGATCTGCGGCCTTGCCCAATCCACTTGA
- a CDS encoding iron-containing alcohol dehydrogenase produces the protein MRAPRNVLFGDGQRFAVGSVAAAIGRRALVCTDERFAASAPMQEILDSLRREGVEVLVSTHTLPELPARSIAACVEFARAFAPEVVLGLGGGSCMDMAKLVSLLLTHGGPASQYYGELKVPGPIIPVIAITTTAGTGSEVTPVAVMADESRDLKVGISSPYLIPHTAICDPELTRSCPPGLTAISGADALTHAIEAFTAVEHPRTPLLAQQRVFVGKNLFSDQWALTAIRAIAEFLPRAMSDGDDAHARSMVMFGAVSAGLAFGAAGTAAAHAIQYPVGALTHTAHGLGVAALLPYVMAYNAAHCLPQLGEIARAMGSTVNDGPVALAEDGIRRVRALLSGIGVPRTLAELGLAEDRLGWVAEQSMLSARLVNNNPRPLQVADMQAIVDDAYHGRLRPIAA, from the coding sequence ATGCGCGCTCCCCGAAATGTGCTCTTTGGCGACGGACAGCGATTTGCCGTGGGCAGCGTTGCCGCAGCGATCGGAAGGCGGGCCCTGGTATGCACGGACGAACGCTTCGCCGCCTCGGCCCCCATGCAGGAGATCCTCGACAGCCTGCGCCGCGAAGGTGTGGAAGTCCTGGTGTCCACGCACACGCTGCCGGAGCTTCCGGCGCGCAGCATTGCGGCCTGCGTCGAATTCGCCCGCGCCTTTGCGCCAGAGGTGGTGCTGGGCCTGGGTGGCGGCAGCTGCATGGACATGGCCAAGCTGGTCAGTCTGCTGCTGACGCATGGCGGGCCGGCAAGCCAGTACTACGGCGAACTGAAGGTGCCGGGCCCCATCATTCCCGTGATTGCCATCACCACCACGGCCGGCACCGGGTCAGAAGTCACGCCGGTGGCGGTGATGGCGGATGAATCCCGCGATCTGAAGGTAGGTATCTCCAGCCCGTACCTGATCCCGCACACCGCCATTTGCGACCCGGAGCTGACCCGCTCCTGCCCGCCGGGCCTCACGGCCATTTCCGGCGCCGATGCGCTGACCCATGCCATCGAGGCCTTCACGGCGGTGGAGCATCCACGCACCCCACTGCTTGCACAACAGCGCGTGTTCGTTGGCAAGAATCTCTTCAGCGACCAATGGGCGCTGACGGCCATCCGGGCCATTGCAGAGTTCCTGCCTCGAGCTATGAGTGATGGCGACGATGCGCACGCGCGCTCCATGGTGATGTTTGGCGCCGTCTCCGCCGGCCTGGCCTTCGGTGCGGCGGGCACGGCGGCGGCCCATGCCATCCAGTACCCCGTGGGCGCCCTGACCCACACCGCCCATGGCCTGGGCGTGGCGGCGCTGCTGCCCTACGTGATGGCCTACAACGCAGCGCACTGCCTGCCCCAGCTCGGGGAAATCGCCCGCGCCATGGGCAGCACAGTGAACGATGGCCCCGTTGCGCTCGCCGAGGACGGCATACGCAGGGTGCGTGCCCTGCTGTCGGGCATCGGCGTGCCGCGCACCCTGGCCGAGCTTGGCCTGGCCGAAGACAGGCTGGGTTGGGTCGCTGAGCAATCCATGCTGTCGGCGCGGCTCGTGAACAACAACCCCCGGCCGCTGCAGGTCGCCGACATGCAAGCGATCGTCGACGACGCCTACCACGGCCGGCTCCGCCCCATCGCAGCCTGA
- a CDS encoding NAD-dependent succinate-semialdehyde dehydrogenase yields MSTLPFDVPTELFIAGQWRPSASGRRIDVTNPSTETVIASVANATVDEALEAVDAAAAAAPAWAATPPRKRGEILRRAYELMVRDAEPLAQLISLENGKALADARGEVAYAAEFFRWFAEEAVRINGDISVSPSGTSRIIVQYQPVGVAFLVTPWNFPAAMATRKIGPALAAGCTCILKPATATPLTALAVARLLAEAGVPDGVVNVITTSTAGKIADVVLDDPRVRKLSFTGSTEVGRILLRKAADSVVNCSMELGGNAPFIVFDDADLGAAVEGAMVAKMRNGGEACTAANRFYVQRGIAEAFTQELARRMGSLKVDDGCKEDTQCGPLVNAAAVRKVASLVDDAVAKGARVLTGGKRLDRAGYFYMPTVLSNVHAEADLLGEEIFGPVAPIVVFDEEGEAITQANATEYGLVAYVFTRDLARGLRVSESLETGMVALNRGLVSDPAAPFGGVKQSGLGREGAHHGLLEFMEAKYISTNW; encoded by the coding sequence ATGTCCACTCTTCCATTCGACGTTCCCACCGAGCTTTTCATTGCAGGCCAATGGCGCCCCTCTGCGTCGGGCCGGCGCATCGATGTCACCAACCCGTCCACCGAAACGGTCATAGCAAGCGTGGCCAACGCCACGGTAGACGAAGCGCTGGAGGCGGTGGATGCGGCCGCAGCGGCCGCCCCGGCATGGGCCGCCACGCCACCGCGCAAGCGCGGCGAGATACTGCGGCGCGCCTATGAACTCATGGTGCGCGACGCAGAGCCCCTGGCACAGCTCATTTCCCTGGAGAACGGCAAGGCACTGGCCGATGCCCGGGGCGAAGTGGCTTACGCGGCGGAATTCTTCCGCTGGTTCGCGGAGGAAGCCGTTCGCATCAATGGCGACATCAGCGTGTCCCCTTCGGGCACGAGCCGCATCATCGTCCAGTACCAGCCGGTCGGCGTCGCCTTCCTGGTCACGCCCTGGAACTTCCCGGCGGCCATGGCCACGCGCAAGATCGGGCCGGCGCTTGCCGCGGGCTGCACATGCATCCTGAAGCCGGCCACGGCAACCCCTCTCACGGCCCTGGCGGTCGCACGCCTTCTTGCTGAAGCCGGCGTGCCCGATGGCGTGGTGAACGTCATCACGACCTCGACCGCCGGCAAGATCGCCGACGTGGTGCTGGACGATCCGCGCGTGCGCAAGCTCTCTTTCACGGGCTCCACCGAAGTGGGCCGAATCCTGCTGCGCAAGGCCGCCGACTCGGTGGTCAACTGCTCCATGGAGCTGGGCGGCAATGCCCCCTTCATCGTGTTCGATGACGCCGACTTGGGCGCCGCCGTCGAAGGTGCCATGGTGGCCAAGATGCGCAATGGCGGAGAGGCCTGCACTGCAGCGAACCGCTTCTATGTGCAGCGCGGCATTGCCGAGGCGTTCACCCAGGAACTGGCCAGGCGCATGGGCTCACTGAAGGTGGACGACGGCTGCAAGGAGGACACCCAATGCGGCCCCTTGGTCAACGCCGCCGCGGTGCGGAAGGTAGCTTCGCTGGTGGACGACGCCGTGGCCAAGGGCGCGCGCGTACTGACCGGCGGCAAGCGCCTGGACCGCGCAGGATATTTCTACATGCCGACCGTGCTCTCGAACGTTCATGCAGAGGCCGACCTGCTTGGCGAAGAGATCTTCGGCCCCGTCGCCCCCATCGTCGTGTTCGACGAGGAAGGCGAGGCCATCACGCAGGCCAATGCAACCGAGTATGGTTTGGTCGCCTACGTGTTCACCCGCGATCTGGCACGCGGACTGCGCGTGTCGGAATCTCTCGAAACCGGCATGGTGGCGCTGAACCGCGGCCTGGTGTCTGACCCGGCGGCCCCCTTTGGCGGCGTCAAGCAAAGCGGGCTCGGGAGGGAAGGCGCGCACCATGGGCTGCTGGAATTCATGGAGGCCAAGTACATCTCCACGAACTGGTAA
- a CDS encoding isocitrate/isopropylmalate dehydrogenase family protein codes for MAKYEIATLDGDGIGPEVCQSATTVLAQACGADLLRFSRHDGGAGHYARTGKVLSDETFQACKKADAILHGAAGLPGITYPDGTEVGNDLHLQLRFKLDLYANVRPIRLYPGAKSPLADWKPGQINYVIVRENTEGLYASRGGGIVLRDEVATDTIVITRKGVERVARFSFDLARKRNGAPRDGKRRVTVCDKANILRSYAFFRKVCDEVAQTYPDVEVDYAYADAITVHMVKKPDFYDVIVAENMFGDIISDLGAATIGGMGLSASAELGDHHGLFQGAHGSAPDIAGQNVASPFATILSGALMLRWLGEKYQDPSLVDAAARVETATENVLAEGRVLPRDIGGTSSCTEITEAVCRQLS; via the coding sequence ATGGCCAAATACGAAATCGCAACCCTCGACGGCGATGGCATCGGACCGGAAGTCTGCCAATCAGCCACTACGGTGTTGGCGCAGGCATGCGGAGCGGACCTGCTGCGGTTCTCGCGCCACGACGGCGGTGCAGGGCACTACGCGCGCACAGGCAAGGTACTGTCCGACGAAACCTTCCAGGCCTGCAAGAAGGCGGACGCCATCCTGCACGGTGCCGCCGGCCTGCCCGGCATCACGTATCCCGACGGAACCGAAGTTGGCAACGACCTTCACCTGCAACTTCGCTTCAAGCTGGACCTGTATGCCAACGTCCGCCCCATCCGGCTATACCCGGGCGCCAAATCGCCCCTGGCCGACTGGAAGCCGGGGCAGATCAACTATGTGATCGTGCGCGAGAACACGGAAGGCCTCTACGCCAGCCGGGGCGGCGGTATCGTGCTGCGCGATGAGGTCGCGACCGACACGATCGTCATCACCAGGAAAGGCGTGGAGCGGGTGGCCCGCTTCTCGTTCGACCTGGCCCGCAAGCGCAATGGCGCCCCCCGGGATGGCAAGCGCCGCGTCACGGTCTGCGACAAGGCCAACATTCTTCGCAGCTACGCCTTCTTCAGGAAGGTGTGCGACGAAGTGGCCCAGACCTACCCCGACGTGGAAGTGGACTACGCCTACGCGGACGCCATCACGGTCCACATGGTCAAGAAGCCTGATTTCTACGATGTGATCGTCGCGGAGAACATGTTCGGCGACATCATCTCCGACCTCGGCGCGGCCACCATCGGCGGCATGGGGCTGTCGGCCTCGGCCGAACTGGGCGACCACCATGGGCTGTTCCAGGGGGCGCATGGCTCCGCCCCGGACATCGCCGGCCAGAACGTCGCCAGCCCATTCGCCACCATCCTCTCGGGAGCGCTGATGCTGCGCTGGCTTGGAGAAAAGTACCAGGACCCCAGCCTGGTCGATGCCGCCGCACGCGTGGAGACCGCTACAGAGAACGTGCTCGCCGAAGGCCGCGTCCTGCCCCGGGACATCGGCGGAACCTCCAGTTGCACCGAGATCACCGAGGCGGTCTGCCGTCAATTGTCCTGA
- a CDS encoding tripartite tricarboxylate transporter substrate binding protein produces MFKKFALLAALCLSFAAAHGQVAADRPITLIVNVPPGGSSDALARLTATMLGSQLNRSIVVENVTGAGGLVGMQKFLRAPADGATLLFINQSLVILPHLHPKSAYNPLTDVEPIGVVAKVPMVLSVSNAGGVKNLASLIETMKKSPGKINFGSGGPGTTAHLAEALFLKLADVQAEMIQYRGSGPALSDLMAGTIDAVIDQTVTMLPLHKDGRVKAIAVSGGARLPQNPEIPSFAEAGLPEFDLSIWNGVVAPKGTPPDLAARLASALAVVVSSPDFKSRLASLAAQAPTENEKGPAYFRRVITQDNERVADLAKTGAFASTTGAMGK; encoded by the coding sequence GTGTTCAAGAAGTTCGCACTACTCGCTGCGCTTTGCCTGTCGTTTGCCGCAGCCCATGGCCAGGTGGCGGCTGATCGTCCCATCACCTTGATCGTCAATGTGCCACCCGGAGGCAGCTCCGATGCGCTGGCACGCCTGACAGCCACCATGCTGGGCAGTCAGTTGAACCGCTCCATCGTGGTCGAGAACGTCACCGGCGCCGGTGGCCTGGTGGGCATGCAGAAGTTCCTGCGCGCCCCCGCTGACGGCGCCACGCTGCTGTTCATCAATCAATCACTGGTCATTCTTCCGCACCTGCATCCCAAGTCGGCCTACAACCCATTGACCGATGTGGAGCCCATCGGGGTCGTCGCCAAGGTGCCCATGGTTCTGTCGGTGAGCAACGCGGGGGGCGTGAAGAACCTCGCGTCACTCATCGAGACAATGAAGAAGTCCCCAGGCAAGATCAACTTCGGCTCTGGCGGCCCCGGCACGACGGCGCACTTGGCAGAGGCGCTGTTCCTCAAGCTTGCCGACGTTCAGGCAGAAATGATCCAGTACCGGGGCTCCGGCCCGGCGCTCAGCGACCTGATGGCTGGGACCATCGACGCGGTGATCGACCAGACCGTGACCATGCTGCCGCTGCACAAGGACGGCCGGGTGAAGGCGATCGCGGTCAGCGGCGGTGCGCGCCTGCCGCAGAACCCCGAGATCCCCAGCTTTGCTGAGGCGGGCTTGCCCGAGTTCGATCTGAGCATCTGGAATGGCGTGGTGGCCCCGAAGGGAACGCCGCCGGACCTCGCCGCCAGGCTGGCAAGCGCCCTGGCCGTAGTGGTGTCCAGCCCCGATTTCAAGAGCCGACTGGCCAGCCTCGCGGCGCAGGCGCCGACTGAGAACGAAAAGGGGCCAGCGTACTTCCGTCGCGTGATTACGCAGGACAACGAACGTGTTGCCGATCTAGCCAAGACAGGGGCATTCGCCAGTACGACGGGGGCGATGGGCAAGTAG
- a CDS encoding haloacid dehalogenase type II, whose product MTSHTIKALVFDVFGTVVDWRNGVAHEAAAFLARHGAGHRDAYAFADAWRRRYVPAMDEVRSGRRPFTRLDVLHRENLLAVLPDFGIDPAHVPAQEIEALNLAWHRLDPWPDALPGLQRLKARFIIAPLSNGNIRLMLDMAKRAGIPWDAILGAEVAQAYKPAPEAYLRTAEVLALAPGEICLVAAHNGDLAAARECGLQTAFVPRPTEHGPNQTTDLQPAQAWDLVAPDFLALAQQLGG is encoded by the coding sequence ATGACCTCACACACCATCAAAGCCCTGGTATTCGACGTGTTCGGCACCGTGGTCGACTGGCGCAACGGCGTCGCGCACGAAGCCGCTGCCTTCCTGGCGCGGCACGGTGCCGGCCACCGCGACGCCTATGCCTTCGCCGACGCCTGGCGCCGCCGCTATGTACCAGCAATGGACGAGGTGCGCTCCGGCCGTCGCCCCTTCACGCGGCTGGACGTTCTGCATCGGGAAAACCTGCTGGCCGTGTTGCCGGACTTCGGTATTGATCCGGCCCATGTGCCGGCACAAGAGATCGAGGCGCTGAACCTGGCCTGGCACCGACTGGACCCATGGCCCGACGCCCTGCCCGGCCTGCAGCGGCTGAAGGCGCGCTTCATCATCGCGCCGCTGTCCAACGGCAACATCCGCCTCATGCTGGACATGGCCAAGCGCGCTGGAATTCCGTGGGACGCAATCCTCGGCGCCGAGGTGGCGCAGGCCTACAAGCCCGCGCCGGAGGCCTATCTGCGCACGGCCGAGGTGCTGGCGCTGGCACCGGGCGAGATCTGCCTGGTGGCCGCACACAACGGCGACCTGGCCGCCGCCCGTGAATGCGGCCTGCAAACCGCCTTCGTACCGCGGCCGACCGAGCACGGCCCCAACCAGACGACAGACCTGCAGCCGGCACAGGCCTGGGATCTGGTGGCGCCAGACTTTCTTGCACTGGCGCAACAACTGGGGGGCTGA
- a CDS encoding ABC transporter substrate-binding protein, whose amino-acid sequence MKLVPSSARRLALVSSVLALTGALAHAQDTVKIGFTGPLSGGAALYGKNVVNGMEMAIKEINAAGLEVAGKKVKLELVALDDKYSPADAAINARRLVQQHQTPAVFVPHSGGIYAMQAFNEQEKFIVMAYSSTPKITEVGNKLTIRIPPTFNSYIEPFIRYEMKKFGKRVGMLPGDHEYAKNWTQLFGPAWEKAGGAIASNNPMSYNRSADFYSGVSRVLAEKPDVLFIGGPSEPTALVAKQARELGFKGGFLIMDQAKLDEMAKVTGGLAPLEGSIGVLPVSYDERPGAKAFSAAYRKAYGADRDPTTESSYNYALTHALALAMKLAGSTTDVAAIRSKLGDALATMPKEQNAGEFRGVDATGGTLVDPVVATVEGGKIKPVSLSDLMK is encoded by the coding sequence ATGAAGCTCGTTCCCTCTTCGGCCCGCAGGCTGGCGCTGGTTTCCTCGGTGCTTGCGCTGACAGGTGCGCTGGCCCACGCCCAGGACACGGTGAAGATCGGCTTCACCGGGCCGCTGAGCGGCGGCGCTGCGCTCTATGGCAAGAACGTGGTCAATGGCATGGAGATGGCCATCAAGGAAATCAATGCCGCGGGCCTGGAGGTGGCGGGCAAGAAGGTGAAGCTGGAGCTGGTCGCCCTGGACGACAAGTATTCGCCGGCCGACGCTGCGATCAATGCGCGCCGCCTGGTTCAGCAGCACCAGACGCCGGCCGTGTTCGTGCCGCACTCGGGCGGCATTTACGCGATGCAGGCCTTCAACGAGCAGGAGAAGTTCATCGTCATGGCCTACTCCAGCACACCCAAGATCACCGAAGTGGGCAACAAGCTCACCATCCGCATCCCGCCGACCTTCAACTCCTACATAGAGCCCTTTATCCGCTATGAGATGAAGAAATTTGGCAAGCGCGTGGGCATGCTGCCGGGCGACCACGAATACGCCAAGAACTGGACGCAGCTGTTCGGCCCGGCATGGGAGAAGGCAGGCGGCGCCATCGCCTCAAACAACCCCATGTCCTACAACCGCTCGGCAGACTTCTACAGCGGTGTGAGCCGGGTGTTGGCGGAGAAGCCGGATGTTCTCTTCATCGGTGGCCCGTCCGAGCCGACCGCGCTGGTGGCCAAGCAGGCACGTGAACTGGGCTTCAAAGGTGGGTTCCTGATCATGGACCAGGCCAAACTCGACGAGATGGCCAAGGTCACCGGCGGCCTGGCGCCGCTGGAGGGCTCCATTGGCGTGTTGCCAGTGTCCTATGACGAACGGCCCGGTGCCAAGGCCTTCAGCGCGGCCTACCGCAAGGCCTATGGCGCTGATCGTGATCCGACCACCGAGTCTTCCTACAACTATGCGCTCACCCATGCACTGGCTCTGGCGATGAAGCTGGCCGGCAGCACCACCGACGTGGCCGCCATCCGCAGCAAGCTCGGCGACGCGCTGGCGACCATGCCCAAGGAGCAGAACGCCGGTGAATTCCGCGGCGTAGATGCCACCGGCGGCACCTTGGTAGACCCTGTGGTGGCCACGGTGGAGGGCGGCAAGATCAAGCCGGTCAGCCTGAGCGACCTGATGAAATAG
- a CDS encoding ABC transporter ATP-binding protein, with product MLRFDDVDLHYGSFRALEGVTLHAAAGELVVLLGANGAGKTSIFMAASGIRRPTKGRIRLEQKELAGMRPAQIVGHGLVHCPEGRKLFPMMSVRKNLTLGAYVHRRDKAGIQRSLDEVFGLFPILEKKQNDPAGSLSGGQQQMVAIGRALLGRPRVLLLDEPSLGLAPLVVKQVFEVIQRINRAGTTVLLAEQNAFSALAIAHRAYVIERGRITLEGDRDSLLHNEAVRAAYIGA from the coding sequence ATGCTGCGGTTTGATGATGTGGACCTGCACTACGGCAGCTTCCGTGCGCTGGAGGGCGTCACCCTGCATGCCGCAGCGGGCGAACTGGTGGTGCTGCTGGGGGCCAACGGGGCAGGAAAAACCTCGATCTTCATGGCCGCCAGCGGTATCCGGCGACCGACCAAGGGGCGTATCCGGCTGGAGCAGAAAGAGTTGGCCGGCATGCGCCCGGCGCAGATCGTGGGCCATGGGCTGGTGCATTGCCCTGAGGGCCGCAAGCTGTTCCCCATGATGTCGGTGCGCAAGAACCTCACGCTGGGCGCCTATGTGCACCGGCGCGACAAGGCCGGCATCCAGCGTTCGCTGGACGAGGTGTTTGGCCTCTTTCCCATCCTGGAGAAGAAGCAGAACGACCCTGCAGGTTCTTTGTCCGGAGGCCAGCAACAGATGGTGGCGATCGGGCGGGCCCTGCTGGGGCGGCCCAGGGTGCTGCTGCTGGATGAGCCCTCGCTGGGCCTGGCCCCGCTGGTGGTCAAGCAGGTGTTCGAGGTGATACAGCGCATCAACCGTGCCGGCACCACAGTGTTGCTGGCTGAGCAGAACGCGTTCTCTGCGCTGGCCATTGCGCACCGCGCCTACGTGATCGAGCGCGGGCGCATCACGCTCGAAGGCGATCGTGACTCGCTGTTGCACAACGAGGCGGTGCGCGCCGCCTATATCGGCGCATGA
- a CDS encoding ABC transporter ATP-binding protein has protein sequence MLEINALTKRFFGLTAVDQISTCFERGQVSAIIGPNGAGKTTFFNLVAGTHRPSSGRILYKGQDVTGLRPDRVARLGIARTFQTTHLFDNATVLDNLIVGHRLRTRSGLWDVLVNSRRLQQDERLCRDKALQALDFVGLSHLADRIAADITQEERKRVAFALALATDPELLLLDEPAGGVNPEETVGLAALIRKLVDHGKTVCLIEHKMDMIMRLADKIVVLNNGAKIAEGTPAEIRRDPQVIEAYLGADHAAV, from the coding sequence ATGCTTGAGATCAACGCACTCACCAAGCGCTTCTTCGGCCTGACGGCCGTCGACCAGATATCCACGTGCTTCGAGCGTGGCCAGGTCAGCGCCATCATCGGTCCCAACGGGGCGGGCAAGACCACCTTCTTCAACCTGGTGGCGGGCACCCACCGGCCGAGTTCGGGGCGCATCCTCTACAAGGGGCAGGACGTCACCGGCTTGCGGCCGGACCGTGTGGCGCGGCTTGGTATCGCGCGCACTTTCCAGACCACGCATTTGTTTGACAACGCCACCGTGCTCGACAACCTGATCGTCGGCCACCGGCTGCGCACCCGGTCTGGGCTGTGGGACGTACTGGTCAACAGCCGCCGGCTGCAGCAGGACGAGCGCCTGTGCCGCGACAAGGCCCTGCAGGCGCTGGACTTCGTCGGCTTGTCGCACCTGGCCGACCGCATTGCGGCGGACATCACGCAGGAAGAGCGTAAGCGCGTGGCCTTTGCGCTTGCACTGGCCACCGACCCGGAGCTGCTGCTGCTCGATGAGCCGGCCGGCGGCGTCAACCCGGAGGAAACCGTGGGCCTTGCGGCGCTCATCCGCAAGCTCGTGGACCATGGCAAGACGGTGTGCCTGATCGAGCACAAGATGGACATGATCATGCGGCTGGCCGACAAGATCGTGGTCCTGAACAACGGCGCCAAGATCGCCGAGGGCACACCGGCCGAGATCCGGCGCGACCCGCAGGTGATCGAGGCCTACCTGGGGGCGGACCATGCTGCGGTTTGA
- a CDS encoding branched-chain amino acid ABC transporter permease: protein MQVLQGRAGWIVLALLAIAFPLAAQNNYLVSVATQAFIMAIAALGLNLITGYTGQFNLAHGAFMAVGAYAVGILTVDHQVPYWIAFVLAGMVTAVLGFFVGILSLRLKGHYFSIFTLCVSYIMFLLIEKWESLTHGTVGIMGIPAPTGIGPLQFGTPLSQYYLVLAFLALGIWVMARIVRSLLGRSFMAVRNSDELAEALGVNLMRTKTLSFVLSVTYAGIAGALYAGQVRFLGPDLASEAVTFDLVMFVLVGGIGTLLGPLVGTALVTFLTQSLQFLQDYRMVVFGPMLILLIIFLPDGIVGTWLKHRARRAHAARAQASPHGARNQAERHA, encoded by the coding sequence ATGCAAGTCTTGCAGGGGCGTGCTGGATGGATCGTGCTGGCGTTGCTGGCCATCGCATTCCCGTTGGCGGCGCAGAACAACTACCTGGTCTCGGTGGCCACGCAGGCCTTCATCATGGCCATTGCCGCGCTGGGGTTGAACCTCATCACGGGCTATACCGGCCAGTTCAACCTGGCGCATGGCGCCTTCATGGCGGTGGGCGCCTATGCCGTGGGCATTCTCACGGTGGACCATCAGGTGCCTTACTGGATCGCCTTCGTGCTGGCGGGCATGGTGACGGCCGTGCTGGGTTTCTTCGTCGGCATCCTGTCGCTGCGGCTCAAGGGCCATTACTTCTCGATCTTCACGCTGTGTGTGAGCTACATCATGTTCCTGCTGATAGAGAAGTGGGAGAGCCTGACGCACGGGACGGTGGGCATCATGGGCATCCCTGCGCCGACGGGTATCGGGCCGCTGCAGTTCGGCACGCCGCTGTCGCAGTACTACCTGGTGCTGGCCTTCCTGGCGCTGGGCATCTGGGTCATGGCGCGCATCGTGCGCTCGCTGCTGGGCCGCAGCTTCATGGCGGTGCGCAACAGCGACGAGCTGGCAGAGGCGCTGGGCGTGAACCTGATGCGCACCAAGACGCTCTCCTTTGTGCTGTCGGTGACCTACGCGGGCATTGCCGGCGCGCTGTATGCGGGCCAGGTGCGCTTCCTGGGGCCCGACCTTGCCAGCGAGGCTGTGACCTTCGACCTGGTGATGTTCGTCCTGGTGGGCGGCATAGGGACTCTGCTGGGGCCGCTGGTGGGTACGGCGCTGGTGACCTTTCTTACCCAAAGCCTGCAATTCCTTCAGGACTACCGCATGGTGGTGTTCGGGCCGATGTTGATCTTGCTGATCATCTTCCTGCCGGACGGCATCGTCGGCACCTGGCTCAAGCACCGTGCACGCCGTGCCCATGCGGCGCGGGCACAGGCCAGTCCGCACGGTGCGCGCAACCAGGCAGAGCGCCATGCTTGA